TTTCCCAGCCGACTCCATTAATTTCTTGTGTAACTGATTTTTGGTTATAGTCATACGATCTTGAAACACCTGCATAACCACCTTAACTACCtcctggatggctgtgtatggctgCGTGTGCATGCCCTGTACTTGCGTGGGCACTGCGTTGTTGAGTGGATTGCGTGTGGGTTGGGGCTGCGTGTTTGTATGTGGTTGCGCCTTTATGTCTTGCGGCAGTGGTatccaccgcacgatggttccaccgttGGTGATCCCATCGTCGGTGTTGCCACTACATGGCGGTAGCCACCACACGGTGATTCCACCATCAGTGGTCTCACTGTCGGTGTTGCCACCGAATAGCGGTATCCACCGCACAATGGTTTCACCGTTGGTTTTTTTTGTCGTACAGTCCATTGTCGTACGGATCAtacagattttttttaaaaaaaattttatttatttatttttctttcaaaccCCCTGATTAGAGGGTCCAAGTTCCCTTCATTCATGGTAGaccttcaatttggacccgttcacGGCTTCGGTCACTTCGCAGTCATCCATTGTCCACAGTCGAACCGATCCATTTGTTGCGACTTCGCGAACTTTGTAAGGTCCTAGCCACCTCACTTTAAATTTTCCAGGTTTAATTTCATTTCACCCATTACATTTCAACACAAGTTGTCCTGGAGTGAACTTCATTCGCTTTAGATGTTTATCGTGCCACAACTTCCTCCtctgttgcattgtctcagttgcccactgagccatcatccgcTTCTCATCAAGTTTATTCAAAGCATAAAGTTGCTCCCTCGGGCTCTCCATATCGCCAAGTTTATTTTCTATTGCAGTATGAAGACTCGGTACCATGAATTCGGTGGGCACCAGTGCTTCCTGCCCATACATAAGTTGGAAGGGCGTTTGTCCCGTAGTCACTTTGTACGTTGTGCGGTAAGCCCACAACACAGAGGGTAACTTCTCTTCCCAATCTTCCCCTTCAACCCTGCATGACTTATACATGACTCCTACAAGGATCTTGTTCGTGGCCTCCACCTGCCCGTTGGCTCGAGGGTAGTAAGGACTCGACAGAGAATGGAAGATCTTAAATTTTGTCATGAGAAACTTAATAACATGGTTGACAAAATGGCCACCTCGGTCACTTGTCAGCTGCATGGGGATTACCATAACGAGTAATGATTTTCTCATAAATAAATCTGGCTGTACTCATCGCCGAGTTATCAGGTAGGGCCcgtgcttccacccacttagtcaaATATTTTGTGGCTACCATGATGTATCTGCACCGCCTAGCACGGCTAACTTTGAGTGGTTTGACAAAGTCCAACTCCCATCATTCAAATAATTCCTGCGTGTGTGAGGGGTTGAGCGGCATAAAATCCCACTTCAATGGTTTCCCAGCCCTTTGGCACATGTCACAACCAACAACCCATTCTCGGGCATCATTATATAGCGTGGGCCACCACAAGCCCACGAGTAGCACCTTCTGTGCAGTAGTGTCTGGTCCCATGTGTCCCCCTGTCGGCCCTTCGTGCGCCTCTCAGAGAACTCCtggcacctcctcctccatcacacatctTTTGAGTACTTGATCCAGCCCCATCTTATATAACAATCCATTGATCAGTTGGAATGTTCGACTTTGTAAAACCAGTTTCCTTCGTTCTCCTGGTAGCATGTCTGGCGGAAAGACTGAAGTAGAAAGATACTCCCCAATGGTCATGTACCATGGTGGCAATGTAGCAATTCAGAATAAGTGGGCATCTAGAAAATCATTGTTCACCCCTTCCGCAGGATCTACTGACTTTATGCGTGATAATTGGACCACTATCACATGGCTTTTCCTAGGTCGCACGATAATGGTGAACGTAAACTCTTGCAGCAAGAGTAGCCATCGACTAATCCTTCCCTAAATTATCAGTTTGTTGACCAAGTACATGAGGGCTTGATGGTCTACGTAGAATGTGAACGGTGTTGCCAATAGATAGTGTTTGAATTTTTGCACCGCATAGATCATCCCCAATGCCTCCCGTTCTGTTGTGCTGTAATTTTTCTCCGCTTTGGATAACAGTCTACTGGCAAAATAGATAGGATGATCCAACCCATGATCTCCCACTTGGGCTAGTGTGGCACCAATAGCAAAGTTTGAAGTGTCCACATGGACATGGAACTCCCTGTCCCAATTGG
This genomic stretch from Cryptomeria japonica chromosome 8, Sugi_1.0, whole genome shotgun sequence harbors:
- the LOC131857758 gene encoding uncharacterized protein LOC131857758, producing the protein MVIPMQLTSDRGGHFVNHVIKFLMTKFKIFHSLSSPYYPRANGQVEATNKILVGVMYKSCRVEGEDWEEKLPSVLWAYRTTYKVTTGQTPFQLMYGQEALVPTEFMVPSLHTAIENKLGDMESPREQLYALNKLDEKRMMAQWATETMQQRRKLWHDKHLKRMKFTPGQLVLKCNG